From Gopherus flavomarginatus isolate rGopFla2 chromosome 7, rGopFla2.mat.asm, whole genome shotgun sequence, the proteins below share one genomic window:
- the PRPF38B gene encoding pre-mRNA-splicing factor 38B yields the protein MANNSPAAGAGNCQQQQAAQHQAGSVPPAQPPLQSGAPKPAASGKQGNVLPLWGNEKTMNLNPMILTNILSSPYFKVQLYELKTYHEVVDEIYFKVTHVEPWEKGSRKTAGQTGMCGGVRGVGTGGIVSTAFCLLYKLFTLKLTRKQVMGLITHTDSPYIRALGFMYIRYTQPPTDLWDWFESFLDDEEDLDVKAGGGCVMTIGEMLRSFLTKLEWFSTLFPRIPVPVQKNIDQQIKTRPRKIKKDAKEGVEEIDRHAERRRSRSPRRSVSPRRSPRRSRSRSHHREGHGSSSFDRELERERERQRLEREAKEREKERRRSRSTDRALERRRSRSRERHRSRSRSRDRKGDKRDRDREREKENERSRKKDRDYDKEKGNERERSRERSKDRKSKGEIEEKRHKDDKDEKKHRDDKRDSKKDRKHSRSRSRERKHRSRSRSKNTGKHSRSRSKEKLSKHKNESKDKSNKRSRSGSRGRTDSVEKSRKRDHSPSKERSRKHSRSKERSLKRDHSDSKDHSDKQDCRRSQSTERESQEKQHKNKDETV from the exons ATGGCCAATAACAGCCCCGCGGCAGGCGCCGGCaattgccagcagcagcaggcggccCAGCACCAGGCCGGATCCGTCCCCCCGGCTCAGCCGCCGCTGCAGAGCGGGGCCCCCAAACCGGCGGCCTCGGGCAAGCAAGGCAACGTGCTGCCGCTGTGGGGAAACGAGAAGACCATGAACCTGAACCCCATGATCCTCACCAACATCCTCTCCTCGCCCTACTTCAAGGTGCAGCTCTACGAGCTCAAGACCTACCACGAGGTGGTGGACGAGATCTACTTCAAG GTTACACATGTTGAACCATGGGAGAAAGGGAGCAGAAAAACAGCAGGCCAGACAGGGATGTGCGGAGGG GTGCGAGGTGTTGGAACTGGAGGAATTGTGTCTACAGCTTTTTGCCTGCTATACAAATTATTTACTCTGAAACTCACTCGTAAGCAAGTGATGGGCCTCATTACACACACAGATTCTCCGTATATTAGGGCTCTTGGATTTATGTATATTAG GTATACACAGCCTCCTACTGATCTATGGGACTGGTTTGAATCGTTCCTTGATGATGAAGAG GACCTGGATGTGAAGGCAGGTGGGGGTTGTGTTATGACCATTGGGGAGATGCTTCGTTCCTTTCTTACTAAGCTCGAATGGTTTTCAACATTGTTTCCAAGAATTCCTGTTCCAGTCCAGAAAAACATTGATCAGCAAATAAAAACCAGACCTAGAAAAATCAAGAAGGATGCCAAGGAGGGAGTGGAAGAAATAGACCGACATGCAGAGCGTAGACGTTCAAG gTCTCCAAGAAGGTCTGTGAGCCCCAGGAGGTCTCCTAGAAGATCCAGAAGCAGAAGTCATCATCGGGAAGGCCATGGATCATCTAGTTTTGATAGAGAACTAGAACGGGAGAGAGAACGGCAGAGATTAGAACGTGAagctaaagagagagaaaaagagaggcgAAGATCACGAAGTACTGATCGTGCATTAGAGCGGAGGCGaagcagaagcagagagagacacagaagccgTAGTCGAAGTCGTGATAGAAAGGGAGATAAAAGAGACAGGGATAGAGAGCGGGAGAAAGAAAATGAACGAAGCAGGAAAAAAGATAGAGACTATGACAAGGAAAAGGGTAATGAAAGAGAGAGGTCAAGGGAGCGGTCAAAAGACAGGAAAAGTAAGGGTGAAATAGAAGAGAAAAGACACAAAGATGACAAGGATGAAAAGAAGCACAGGGATGATAAGAGAGATTccaaaaaagacagaaaacataGCAGAAGTCGAAGCAGGGAGAGGAAGCATAGGAGTAGGAGTAGAAGTAAGAATACAGGTAAGCACAGTAGAAGCAGGAGCAAGGAGAAATTAAGTAAACATAAAAATGAAAGTAAAGATAAATCAAATAAACGAAGTAGAAGTGGAAGCAGAGGAAGAACCGATAGTGTTGAAAAGTCCAGAAAACGAGACCACAGTCCCAGCAAAGAGAGATCCCGAAAGCATAGTAGAAGCAAAGAACGATCCCTTAAACGTGATCACAGTGATAGCAAGGACcattcagacaaacaggattGTCGAAGGAGCCAAAGTACAGAACGAGAGAGCCAAGAAAAGCAACATAAAAACAAAGATGAGACTGTGTGA